In Actinomycetota bacterium, the sequence TGAAGCGGGAAGACCTGAACCACACCGGCTCGCACAAGATCAACAACGTGATCGGCCAGGCGCTGCTCGCGAAGCGGATGGGCAAGCGTCGCCTGGTGGCCGAGACCGGTGCCGGCCAGCACGGCGTGGCCAGCGCGACGGCCGCGGCGCTGATGGGCCTGGAGTGCAAGGTGTACATGGGCGCGGTCGATGTCGCCCGCCAGCAGCTGAACGTGTTCCGGATGCGCCTGCTCGGGTCCGAGGTGGAGGCCGTCGAGAGCGGCAGCAGGACCCTGAAAGACGCGGTCAACGAGGCGATGCGTGACTGGGTGGCCACTGTGGAGGACACCCACTATTGCCTCGGCTCGGTGATGGGCCCCCACCCGTACCCGTGGATGGTGCGGGAGCTGCATCGCGTGATCGGCGACGAGGCGCGCGAGCAGTGCCGTGCACTGCTCGGGGCCGATCCCGACGTCGTCGTCGCCTGTGTCGGCGGCGGGTCGAACGCGATCGGCATCTTCTCCGGCTTCGTCGACACCGCCGCCCGCCTCGTCGGGGTGGAGCCCGCGGGGGGAGCAGCGATCGGGCGCGGTCAGCCAGGTGTGGTGCACGGCATGCGCAGCTTCCTGCTACAGGACGAGCACGGCCAGGTGATGGAGGCCCACTCGGTGTCCGCCGGCCTCGACTACCCCGGGGTCGGCCCCGAGCACTCGCACCTGGCGTCGATCGGGCGTGCCGAATACCCCGCCGTCGACGACGCCGAGGTGATCGACGCCTTCGCGCTGCTCGCTCGCACCGAGGGCATCATCCCCGCGCTGGAACCCGCCCACGCCCTGGCCTGGATCGTGCGTGAAGCCCACCAGCTTCAGGGCCGCACGGTGCTGATGAACCTGTCCGGGCGCGGCGACAAGGACGTCGCCCAGATGATGGAGCTGCTCGACCGATGAGCGGCCGACTCGAGGCCGAGCTGCGCGCGAAGCGTGCGGCGGGGCGCAAGCTGCTCGTGCCGTACGTCACGGGGGGGCTGCGTGGCTGGGAGGAAGCGATCCGCGCGGCGGCCGCCTCCGGAGCCGACGCGGTCGAGATCGGCATCCCCTTCTCCGACCCGGTGATGGACGGTCCCGTGATCCAGGCTGCGTCGCAGCAGGCGCTCGACGACGGGGCGACACCGCCCGCGATCCTCGACGCGGCGAGGCACCTCGACGTCGGGATCCCACTCGTCGTGATGACCTACTACAACACCGTCCACCATGCCGGCCACGAGCGCTTCGCCGCCCAGCTCGAAGCCAGCGGCATCAGCGGGGCGATCGTGCCCGACCTGCCCCTCGAGGAAGCGGGCCCGTGGTGCCTCGCCGCCGACGACGCAGGGGTGGAGACGGTGCTGCTCGCCGCGCCGACGGCACCGGACGAGCGCCTGCCGCGGATCTGTGCGAGGGCGAGGGGCTTCGTGTACTCCGTCGGCCTGCTCGGCGTGACCGGCGAGCGCAAGCAGCTCGCGGCGACGGCTTCGGCGCTCGCCGCGCGACTGAAGGCGATCACCGACCTGCCCGTGCTGGTCGGTGTCGGTGTGTCCGACGCCGCGCAGGCGGCCGAGGCGGTGCTCGTCGCCGACGGGGTCGTGCAGGGGGCGTCGGTGGTGCGCCGCTTGATGGAGCACGGGCCTGACGCAGTCGGTGACTACGTGGCCGAGGTCCGCTCGGCGCTCGACCGCCGGTGACACCTCCGGCGCAGCGGGCGTGTGATCTGTGCGAGGCCGCCCGGATCACGCCGTGGTACTACGAAGACGACGTCTGCTGGGTGGCCGAGTGCGAGTTCTGCGCCGTGCCGATGGTGGTCTGGAAACAACACGACCACCTGCCGCCCGACGAGGTGAAGGGTTACCTTCACGCCCGCCTGGCAGAGGTGGTCGTGTCGCAGTTCGGGTTCGAGCACTACGTCGACGACAACATGCGCAACATCCCGGACCACTACCACGCCCACGCGCGACCGCGGGGGCTTTGGCGGTGATGATCTCGATACGAGGCGTCGTCTCGGTAGAGCTGTCAGCAGGGCTTCGAAACAGGGCGACCCGTCATGGGCTCTCCTAATGTGTTGATCGACACGGGCAGTGGTGATCACCCCCCGAATCGCTTGACAGTGACAACATGATTCAACCACGTTCCGTGGTGGAATGAAAGACACAGAGTCAAGATTCTTGAGGAAACCACTCACCGTAGTGAGATCGCCGCAATGAGAGAGTTCGGCAGACCCTGGAGATCGGGTCAGGCTGGGCTGGGCAATGTCTCGAGCAGGTAAGCGGTCGGGGTGCCGTCACGCAGGTGCGGGGTGTTCGGCCAGATCTCCGTCTGCAGCCGCCCGAGGAACGCACGGGCTTGCGCGGCCGTGTCGAACTCGAGCTCGACCGAGACGAGGTTCCGATAGTCGGTGCCCCGCCGCACCGAGTAGGCGGTCACACCGCCCTCCGCGCGGAACGCATCGAAGGTGTCGAAGGTCGTCAGCCACTCGTCGAAGTCCCTGACGCCATGGGTGATGTTGAGGGTGGTCATGTCTCGAACTATCCCGCTGATCGCCGTCTCGTCCCATCCCAGATAGGTGGGGTTCTACGGTTGTCCCATGACGGAGCTGGTGGCACGTCGTTGCCGGGGTCACGACGGCGATGAGCGGTCGTTGCGCACCGCCCTCCTCGACGACCTGCGCGCCCGGGTGCCGTTCGAGTGGCACGTCTGGGCGCTCACCGATCCCGAGACCGAGGTGGCGGTCGCGCCGCTGGCCACCGTGCCCGACCACGTGATGCCGCAGCTGCC encodes:
- the trpA gene encoding tryptophan synthase subunit alpha gives rise to the protein MSGRLEAELRAKRAAGRKLLVPYVTGGLRGWEEAIRAAAASGADAVEIGIPFSDPVMDGPVIQAASQQALDDGATPPAILDAARHLDVGIPLVVMTYYNTVHHAGHERFAAQLEASGISGAIVPDLPLEEAGPWCLAADDAGVETVLLAAPTAPDERLPRICARARGFVYSVGLLGVTGERKQLAATASALAARLKAITDLPVLVGVGVSDAAQAAEAVLVADGVVQGASVVRRLMEHGPDAVGDYVAEVRSALDRR
- the trpB gene encoding tryptophan synthase subunit beta translates to MADPSSSGRFGEFGGRFVPETLVPACIELERAFTEAWADDGFRRELADTLRDYTGRPSILTECKNLGAKLGLRLVLKREDLNHTGSHKINNVIGQALLAKRMGKRRLVAETGAGQHGVASATAAALMGLECKVYMGAVDVARQQLNVFRMRLLGSEVEAVESGSRTLKDAVNEAMRDWVATVEDTHYCLGSVMGPHPYPWMVRELHRVIGDEAREQCRALLGADPDVVVACVGGGSNAIGIFSGFVDTAARLVGVEPAGGAAIGRGQPGVVHGMRSFLLQDEHGQVMEAHSVSAGLDYPGVGPEHSHLASIGRAEYPAVDDAEVIDAFALLARTEGIIPALEPAHALAWIVREAHQLQGRTVLMNLSGRGDKDVAQMMELLDR